The DNA region CGGTCAGCCTTCGCCGCCGAGGTCGATCGTGACGGTCCGCTCGGCCGGTGTCTTGCCGAGCAGCGCGCCCTGCATCGCGTGGGCCACGTCGTCGGCGCCGACCTGATGCTGCTTGCCGTCACCCTTGGTGATCATGATGCCGTCGAACACGCCGTCCAGCAGGGTCTCGATCGCCTTCTTGTCGTAGACCTCGACCAGCCGGCCGTCGACCGGCTTCATGGACAGGATCTGCGGCAGCGACCTGGCGGGGCCGAAGTCGATCTGCTTGCCCCCGGCCTTGATGGTGATCAGGCCGGACATCGCGGGCTCGGCGAACTCCTTCATCGCCCGGTCCAGTTCCGCCTGGCCGATGGTCGGTTCGGTGGTGGCGACCGGCAGTTCGACGACGGCCGGCTCGCCGGTCTGGACCTGCGCGCGGTAGGCGTCGCGTACGGAGATCATCGACCGGTTGACGTCGAGCGCCTTGCCGGTTTTGCCGGGGACGGCCACGGCCTTGTTCGGCTCGAACCTGATCGTCCCGTCGTTCGCGGAGCCGGAGATGCCCGCGAGGTCGGTCAGGGCGACGCCGAGCTTCTCCTCGTCGACCGGGATCACAGGATCGGCCGGACGCGTCCCGCCGAACAGGGAGCCGATCACCGACACGGGGTTGTAGTCGCTCCCCGCGGCACCGCGGACGGTCTCCTGGCTGTCCAGGGTCAGACCGGCCTTGTCCGGGGCGAGCTTCTCCTCCTTGCCGTCCACGGACAGCCGCAGAGGGGTGCGGGCACGCTTGCCGAGGGCGGCGTCGAGTGCGGCGACCGCCTCCTCCTTCGTCCCGCCGCCGATGTCGACGCCGAGGACGGTGGTGCCCTTGGGCACCTCGGAGTGGTTCATCAGCAGTCCCGCGCCGTAGGCGAGCGCGAACAGGACGAAGACGGCCGCCCCCAGGAGGACGAGCTTGGAACGGCCCTTGGCCGGGGCCGGCGCGGCCTTCGGCGCGGGCCTGGGCGCGGGCGCCGGCGCCGGGGCGTCCGGGCCTGCCGGCCCACCGCCTGACGGGCCGTCGGACGGCCTCCCCCCCAGAGGGGTCCGCGGGCCGCCCGGGGCGCCGGGGCCGCCGGGGAACGGCGAGCGGGACTCCGGCGGGACGACCGGGATACCACTGGTGAGCGTGTCACCGGAGACGTGACCGGCGGGACCGGGCGCGGGTGCGGCGGTCTGCGGCGTCAGGATCGCCGTGTCGTCGGACATCCGCGGCGGTACGCCACCGGGACCTGCCGGACCGCCGGGCCGGGGGCCGGACGGGCCGCCCAGGCCGGCGGGGCCGCCCAGGCCGGGAATGCCGTCGAGGTTCGGCGTCAGCGGGGAACTGCCGGTGACAGGGCCGGTGGTGGGGCCCGCCGGCCCCGGAGTGCGCGCGCCGGGACCCGGTGCGGGCGGCCGCGGGCCGCCGGGGCCGTCCGAGCCGAAGGCGTCGAGGGCACTGCCGCCCGGGCGGGCGGGACCCCGGTCGCCGGGGTGCTGCGAACCGTCCGGGCCGTACGGCGGGTCGGCGCGCGGCGGCGTCGGCGCGGGACCGGAGCCGCCGCCCGGGGTGGACGGGCCGCCGGAGACGGGCCCGCCGGCCGCGGCTGCGGGGGGACCGGCCGCGGGGGCCTTGCGCGGGGCGAACCAGTCGCTGCCGCTCTTCTCCCTGGCCGGCTTCTCGGCCGCGGCCTCGGAGGCCGGGCCACCGTCCCGTTCGCCGCCGTCGCGCGCGTCCGGGCCCGAACGGCCGCGCTCGCCCGCGCCCGGCGCTCCGCCGGACGGCGCCGCGGCCGCGCCGGGCCTCGGCGGGCTGCCGGTGCGCTCGGTGTCCGGCCGTCCGCCGGACGGGTCGGTGTCACTCATCGGCGTACGCATGACGACAGGCGGGATCGGACGGGATCCCGGGATGTTGATCCGGATACGCGTCGTCAGCGTCGTCTCGGTTCTGGGCTCCTCGGGCTGAGGCGGATCCGCAGGCTCCGGAGCCTCCTCCGGCCCGTCCTGGGACGGGTGCAACGACGGATACTGGCGTGATCCGTACGGCGGCGTACCCGAGGGGTACGCGGCTCCTCCGCGCCCCTGGGGCCCGGAGGACGAACTGTCAGTTTCACGACTCAAAGCAGGTTCTCCCGATTGGCTCCGCCGCCCGTACTTCCCCCATGCCGCAGGCCAGGGGACGGCTCGGCGCGCGCACCACCATACTGGCCGCCGCCGTAAGACTCTCCGCGCCCGGGCTGAACAAGGATGCACCCATGGCCGCCCACGGGGTCAATCCGGCAGTGGACATAACACATCACGCGCCGGTTCGACCGGCGCCGGTGGCCGAATACGGCAGCCTCGACAGGGTGGCGCACATCACAGCGGCGGCCATCCCGCCCAGCATGAAGAGCGTCAGGCCGAGTTCGTCCCCGAAGACGTAGTCACCCTCGGGCCGCCCGCCGAGCAGCACGATCAGGGCGAGGAGCCAGCCCGCCGCCGGTGCCAGCGCGCCGAGCTGGGTCCGGGTGAGCACCCGGCCCCCGTAGAACAGGCCGGCGGACGCCACCAGTGCGAGCAGCAGTCCGCCGGGGAACAGGGCGGCCTGGACGAGGGTGCCCGCCAGCCCGACTGCCGCGCCCAGCACGGCGAGGCCGAGGTACAGGGGAATCCGTGCGGGGTCGGGAACCGCGGCGAGGCCGGTGCCCGCGGGGCGCGCGGCCGGGGCGTCGCCGCGTGGCGACGGCGACGAGGCGCGCGGCCTCTGCTTGCTGCTCATGCCTGTGCTCCCGGTGCGGCCTCGGCGTCCGGCACGCCCGCGAAGAGGTCGTGCTCCCGGCCACCATCGTCCCCGCCGGCACGGCCGCGCACCAACTGGTAGTACTCGGTGGTGAAGACGGGCTGGCCCAGATTGTTCGAGAGGGCGAAGAACGGGCCCTCCACGGCGATCTGCGTGGCGTGTGCCCGCATGGCGGCGATCTTCGCCCCGGCGTACGGCGAGCCGTCGATCTCGGTGGTGATCTCCGCGTCGTCCACCACACCGGGTACGTCGTCGATCGCGGCGATTGCGGGAAACGCGTCGGGGGCGGTCTCCCGCAGCAGGGCGAAGCCCTCCTCGGCCACGGAGCGGGGCACCCGGTTCCAGTAGATCTTGGCGATGCCGTGCGGGTCACCGTCCGCGCCGCCGTACCCGGGGTCGGCGGCCAGTTCGGCCGCGCGCATCGCGACGCGGTGCGCCTGGATGTGGTCCGGGTGGCCGTAGCCGCCGTCGGGGTCGTACGTGATCAGGACCTGCGGGCGCACCGACCGGATGACCTCGACGAGGTGACCGGCCGCCTCGTCGAGGTCCGCGTCCCAGAAGGCACCGGGCCGGTGGTTCTGCTCGGTGCCCATCATCCCGGAGTCGCGGTACCGGCCGGGGCCGCCCAGGAAACGGTGGTCGGTGACACCGATCTCCCGCATGGCGGCGGCGAGTTCGCCGATGCGGTGGGCACCCAGGGTGCCGTCCCGGCCGGCTGCCAGGTGGGCCAGGTCCGGTGGGATGACCTCGCCCTCCTCGCCGAGTGTGCACGTCACCAGGGTGACGTGGGCGCCCTCGGCCGCGTATCTGGCCATGGTGGCGCCGTTGTTGATCGACTCGTCGTCGGGGTGCGCGTGCACCAGGAGCAGACGGCGGGCGGAGAGGTCCTTCATGGGACCAGCCTACGAGCCGTCCGCCCTTCGGTAAGACCGCCCCACGGGACCCGGGGGCATGAAGAGCCCGGGGGCGGGTACCCGGATCAGAACTTGATGCCGCCGATCATGCCTGCCACGTTGGACGTCACCTCCGAGATGGTCGGGGCGATCGACGAGCTCGCGAGATAGAACCCGAGCAACATGCAGACCACCGCGTGTCCGCCCTTCAGTCCGGATTTCCGGATCAGCAGGAAGACGACGATCGCCAGCAGCACCACCGCCGAAATCGAGAGTGCCACGGCGGTTCACCTCCATCAGTACGGTCGGGACAGGCAGCACACATGGAGCCAGCAGGTTCATACCCACCGAGCGCTACGGATCATAACTATCCGTGCCGACGCATTGATCGGGGCACAGCAGCACGAGGGGCGCACGGCGGGGCACGCGCGGGCTAGGTTCACAGCCATGACCTCGAAGAATCTGTCGTTTCCCCGCCAGCACGCCCGGACCCAGCGGTTCACTCTCGGCGCACCCCGCGCGTTCACCGTCTCACCGGATGGGACGCGGGTGGTCTTCCTCAGGTCGGCTTCCGGGACGGACCGGACGAACAGGCTCCAGGTGCTGGACACGCGCACCGGCGAGGAGCGGATCGCCGCCGACCCGGACGCGCTGCTGGGCGGTTCGAAGGAGAAGCTGTCGCCGCAGGAGCGGGCCCGCCGCGAGAGGCTCCGGGAGGGTTCGGCGGGCATCGTCGGCTACGCGGTGGACGAGGCGGTCGAGTTGGCGGCGTTCGCCCTGTCCGGGAAGGCGTACGTCGCCGAGCTGCGAGCGGGTACGGCGCGCGCCCTCCCCGTGCCCGGTCCGGTGCTCGACCCACGCCCCTCCCCCGACGGCCGGCGCGTCGCCTACGTCTCCCGGGGCGCGCTGCGGGTCGTGGGGGCGGAGGGCGAGGGCGACCGCGCGGTCGCCGAACCGGAGGACGGGCACACCTTCTACGGCCTCGCGGAGTTCGTCGCGGCCGAGGAGATGAGCCGCTACCGCGGCTTCTGGTGGTCGCCGGAGTCGGACCGTCTGCTGGTCGCCCGGGTCGACGACAGCGCCGTGGAGCGGTGGTGGATCGCCGATCCCGCGCACCCGGGGAGCAAGCCCGCCGAGGTCGGCTACCCGGCCGCGGGGACGGCCAACGCCGAGGTGCGGCTCTTCCTCATGGACCTGGACGGGGCCCGGACCGAGGTCGTCTGGGACCGGGCCCGCTTCCCCTACCTGGCCCGGGTGCACTGGTCCGCGCACGGCGCACCCCTGCTCCTGGTGCAGGCCCGGGACCAGCGCAGCCAGCGGTACCTGGTCGTGGACACGGTGAGCGGCACGACCCGTACGGTGCACGTCGACGAGGACGCGGTCTGGCTGGATCTTTTCGCAGGGGTGCCCGCGTGGGCACCCGACGGGCAGCTCGTGCGGATCGCGGACGAGGGCGGGGTACGGGTGCTGTCGGTCGGCGACCGGCCGCTGACCGGGGGCCGGCTGCACATCCGGGCCGTGCTGGACGTCGGCCCCTCTGACGTCCTGGTGTCGGCCACGGCGGGCGAACAGGCGGTGGACCCGGAGATCGGCGAGAGCCACGTGTACCGGGTCAACGAGCTGGGCGTCGAGCGCGTCAGCGAAGGCCCCGGAGTGCACTCGGCGGTCCGCGCGGGTGGCGTGACGGTGCTGGTCTCCGCCTTCCCGGACCGCCCGGGAACGTCCGTACGCGTGCTCCGGGACGGCAAGCGGATCGCCACCGTCGCCGGCTTCGCCCAGGAGCCGGTGCTCACGGCCCGCGTGCGCTTGACGGAAGGGGGCGCACGGCGGATTCCGTGCGCCGTGCTGCTCCCCACCGGCCACAAGGAATCGGACGGTCCCCTTCCGGTCCTGATGGATCCGTACGGCGGCCCGCACGGCCGCCGGGTCGTCGCCGCGCACAACTCGCACCTCACGTCGCAGTGGTTCGCCGACCAGGGGTTCGCCGTGATCGTCGCGGACGGCAGGGGGGCTCCCGGCCGTTCACCCGGCTGGGAGAAGGCGGTCAGGGACGACTTCGCCATCACCCTGGAGGACCAGGTCGAGGCCCTGCACGCCCTGGCCGAACGCTTCCCGCTGGATCTGTCGAAGGTGGCGATGCGCGGCTGGTCGTTCGGCGGCTACCTCTCCGCGCTCGCGGTGCTGCGGCGTCCCGACGTCTTCCACGCGGCCGTGGTGGGCGCTCCGGTGACGGACTGGAGGCTGTACGACACCCACTACACCGAGCGCTACCTCGGCGACCCGGCGAAGCAGCCCCAGGTGTACGCGGACAACTCCCTGGTGACGGACGAGGGGCTCTCCCGGCCCGCCGGCGAGGCACGGCCGATGATGATCGTCCACGGCCTGGCCGACGACAACGTCGTGGTCGCCCACGCCCTGCGGCTGTCGTCCGCCCTGCTGTCGGCGGGGCGCCCGCACGAGGTGCTCCCGCTGAGCGGCGTGACGCACATGACCCCGCAGGAGCAGGTCGCGGAGAATCTGCTGCTGCTCCAGGTGGACTTCCTCAGGCGGTCGCTGGGGCTGACCCGCGCCTGAGGCCGCGTCACCAGCCCGGCGGCGGCGACGCGGGCGGCGGGGGCCCGAACCCGCCGCCGGGCTGCCCGCCCTGGGGGTAGCCGTATCCGGGCCCCTGGCCGGGCTGCCCGGTCCCCGGGCGGCCGTAACCGGGCTCGTCCGGGGACGGATAGCCGTACCCGGGACCCTGCGGCGGGTAGCCGTAGCCAGGGCCTTGCGGGGGGTAGCCGTAACCGTCGTGGCCCTGGTCGCGGCCGTCGGCCTCCTCGAGCCCCCTGCGCGCCAGGGCGAGGAGCGCCGTCGCCCCGGTGAGGGCGAGGAGGAACGACGTCAGCACGACGAGCTGGTACTCGGTCCCCAGGTCGCCGAAGCGGTCCAGCAGCTGGTGGTGCTCGGCCCGGGCGATCCCGAACGCCCCCGACACCAGCAGGAATCCCGCGGCGATCATGCCGAGGGGACGGGCGTGGACGGCGCGGAAGAGCGCTGTGGACGCCACCACCAGGCAGATCAGCCCGAGCGCGACACCGCTCCAGCCGGGCGGGGCGCCGGTCAGCTCCACCCGGACGGTGCCGGAGCCGATGAACCAGCCGGGATAGAGCCTGGAGGGGAACGTGAGGAACTGGCGGACCTCCCAGGCGATCAGGACGGCTCCCGAGGCACCGAGCACCAGGAAGGCGGTGACCGCGGCTCCCCGGCCGGGCCGGGTGGGCCGCGGTTCGTAGCCGTCCGTGGGCTGCCGGCGGCCCGCGCTCCCGGTGACGATCAGCGCGAGCGCGGCGGCCAGGGTGACGAAGGTGCCGATCAGCGCGCGGGTCCTCAGCTCGTCGCCGTACCGGCCGTCCATCCAGGAGGCGCCGATGGTCCAGACACCGGGCAGCCGCAGTGCGAACGTGACCACGCCCGTGGCGACCAGCGCCGACGCGGCGACCCGGGAGCGCAGCGCGGCGAACGCGGTGAGGACCTGGACGACGAGCAGGACGAGATCGCCCTGCGACGTGGCGGGAAGCGCCTTCGGCAGGGCGTCGGTGTACCCGGCCCAGTAGCGCAGGAGATCCGGTGGATCGCCGACCGCCCGGAGGTCCCGCACGATCCAGCCCGCGGCGATGACGCCGAGCACGGCGCACAGCACCGCGCCGGTGGTCCTGGCTCCCCGTGTGAGTGTCACCCCAGCGATACTCCACCGCGGTCACCCGTTGGACAAGAGGACCTGTGGGGTGCGGCGGGAACGGGCGACCGGCCGGGGCGACGTGATGAACGCCCCGGCCGGTCCACGGCACCCGCACGGCCGTACGTTCTTCATGGTGGCGGGTTCGTATATCGGTGCGGGAACAGTCGAGTTGCCTCCGCGTTAACGCATGGGCCGCTCCGGCGTCAGAGCGTCTTCCCCTCGTCCCCTTCGCCCGGGTGGCGCGACGGCGCGTCCTCGGGCTCCGGGGTGGCCTGCAGCCCGCCCGGCGGGACCACCTGCTTGTCCTCGGCGAAGTGACAGGCGGAGTCGTGCCGTGCGGGCGTCCGCGTGTCCCGGAGGACCGCCGGTACGGCCAGCAGCGGCACCTCCAGCGCGCACCGCTCCTGCGCCTTCCAGCAGCGCGTGCGGAAGCGGCAGCCCGAGGGGATGTCGGCCGGCGAGGGGACGTCCCCGTGCAGGATGATCCGTTCGCGGTGCTCACGGGCCGCCGGGTCGGGCACCGGGACCGCGGAGAGCAGCGCCTGGGTGTACGGGTGCGTGGGGTGGTCGTAGATCTCCTCGTCCGTACCGATCTCGACGATCCGCCCGAGGTACATGACCCCCACGCGGTCGGAGATGTGCCGGACGATCGACAGGTCGTGCGCGATGAACAGGAAGCTCAGGCTGAACTCCGACTGCAGCCGGTCCAGCAGGTTGACCACCTGGGCCTGGACCGACACGTCGAGCGCGGAGACCGGCTCGTCCGCGACGATGATCTCCGGGTTGAGCGCGAGGCCGCGGGCGATGCCGATGCGCTGGCGCTGACCGCCGGAGAACTGGTGCGGGTACCGGTTGATGTACTCGGGGTTGAGCCCGACGACGTCCAGCAGGTCCTGCACCCTCTGCCGCCGGCTCCCCTTGGGCGCCACCTCGGGGTGGATCTCGTACGGCTCCCCGATGATGTCGCCGACCGTCATGCGCGGGTTCAGTGAGGTGTACGGGTCCTGGAACACCATCTGGATGTTGCGGCGCACGGCCTTCAGCGCACGGCCGGACAGCTTGGTGACGTCCTCGCCCTTGTAGCGGATCGCACCCCCCGTGGGCGGCTCCAGGTGCACGAGCATCTTGGCGACGGTCGACTTTCCGCAGCCTGACTCCCCCACGATGCCGAGCGTCTCGCCCGCCGCCAGGTCGAAGTCGACGCCGTCGACGGCCTTGACGGCGCCGATGTGCTTCTTGAAGAGGATGCCCCGGGTCAGCGGGTAGTGCTTGACCAGGCCGCGCACCTCCAGGATCGGGTCGCCCCCGGCGTGGGGCCGGGGGCGGCCTGGCTCCGGCCCCTCGGCCGGCGTGGAGCTCCCGGGGCCGCCGGCCCGCCTCACGTCGTCAGCGCTCATCGAGCGTCTCCTTCCAGAAGTGGCAGGCGCTCCGGCGTTCCTCGGACACGGTGTACAGCGGCGGCACGTCCGTACGGCAGACGTCCCGTGCCTGCGGGCAGCGGGGGTGGAAGGCGCACCCCGGCGGGATGTGCAGCAGGTTGGGCGGCAGCCCCTTGATCGCGTAGAGCTCCTGCCCCTTCTGGTCCAGTCGCGGGATCGAGCGGAGGAGGCCCTTGGTGTACGGGTGGGCTGGCGCCTGGTAGATGGCGTGGACGGGTGAGGTCTCGACGATCCGGCCGGCGTACATCACGGCGATCTTGTCGGCGACGTCGGCCACCACTCCGAGGTCGTGGGTGATGAGGATGAGCCCCATGCCGAGCTCGCGCTGCAGTTCCGCGAGGAGTTCCATCACCTGGGCCTGGACCGTCACGTCGAGGGCGGTGGTCGGTTCGTCGGCGATGATCAGCGAGGGTTCCAGCGCCATCGCCATGGCGATCATGATGCGCTGGCGCATGCCGCCGGAGAACTGGTGGGGGAAGTTCCCGATCCGCTGCTTGGCCGCGGGGATGCGCACCCTGTCCATCAGTTCGACGGCCTTGGCCTTCGCGTCCTTGCGGGACATCCCGCGGTGCACGACGAACATCTCGCCGAGCTGGTCGCCGACGCTGAGCACCGGGTTCAGCGAGGACAGGGCGTCCTGGAAGATCATGGCCATCTCCTGGCCGCGGACCTTGCGCCGTTCCTCGGCCTTGAGCTTCAGCAGATCGCGGTCCTTGAAGAAGATCTCGCCGCCGCTGATCTTCCCGGGCGGCATGTCG from Streptomyces sp. B1I3 includes:
- a CDS encoding ABC transporter ATP-binding protein, giving the protein MSADDVRRAGGPGSSTPAEGPEPGRPRPHAGGDPILEVRGLVKHYPLTRGILFKKHIGAVKAVDGVDFDLAAGETLGIVGESGCGKSTVAKMLVHLEPPTGGAIRYKGEDVTKLSGRALKAVRRNIQMVFQDPYTSLNPRMTVGDIIGEPYEIHPEVAPKGSRRQRVQDLLDVVGLNPEYINRYPHQFSGGQRQRIGIARGLALNPEIIVADEPVSALDVSVQAQVVNLLDRLQSEFSLSFLFIAHDLSIVRHISDRVGVMYLGRIVEIGTDEEIYDHPTHPYTQALLSAVPVPDPAAREHRERIILHGDVPSPADIPSGCRFRTRCWKAQERCALEVPLLAVPAVLRDTRTPARHDSACHFAEDKQVVPPGGLQATPEPEDAPSRHPGEGDEGKTL
- a CDS encoding ABC transporter ATP-binding protein: MLLEVRDLHVEFHTRDGVAKAVNGVNYSVAEGETLAVLGESGSGKSVTAQAIMGILDMPPGKISGGEIFFKDRDLLKLKAEERRKVRGQEMAMIFQDALSSLNPVLSVGDQLGEMFVVHRGMSRKDAKAKAVELMDRVRIPAAKQRIGNFPHQFSGGMRQRIMIAMAMALEPSLIIADEPTTALDVTVQAQVMELLAELQRELGMGLILITHDLGVVADVADKIAVMYAGRIVETSPVHAIYQAPAHPYTKGLLRSIPRLDQKGQELYAIKGLPPNLLHIPPGCAFHPRCPQARDVCRTDVPPLYTVSEERRSACHFWKETLDER
- a CDS encoding alpha/beta fold hydrolase — encoded protein: MTSKNLSFPRQHARTQRFTLGAPRAFTVSPDGTRVVFLRSASGTDRTNRLQVLDTRTGEERIAADPDALLGGSKEKLSPQERARRERLREGSAGIVGYAVDEAVELAAFALSGKAYVAELRAGTARALPVPGPVLDPRPSPDGRRVAYVSRGALRVVGAEGEGDRAVAEPEDGHTFYGLAEFVAAEEMSRYRGFWWSPESDRLLVARVDDSAVERWWIADPAHPGSKPAEVGYPAAGTANAEVRLFLMDLDGARTEVVWDRARFPYLARVHWSAHGAPLLLVQARDQRSQRYLVVDTVSGTTRTVHVDEDAVWLDLFAGVPAWAPDGQLVRIADEGGVRVLSVGDRPLTGGRLHIRAVLDVGPSDVLVSATAGEQAVDPEIGESHVYRVNELGVERVSEGPGVHSAVRAGGVTVLVSAFPDRPGTSVRVLRDGKRIATVAGFAQEPVLTARVRLTEGGARRIPCAVLLPTGHKESDGPLPVLMDPYGGPHGRRVVAAHNSHLTSQWFADQGFAVIVADGRGAPGRSPGWEKAVRDDFAITLEDQVEALHALAERFPLDLSKVAMRGWSFGGYLSALAVLRRPDVFHAAVVGAPVTDWRLYDTHYTERYLGDPAKQPQVYADNSLVTDEGLSRPAGEARPMMIVHGLADDNVVVAHALRLSSALLSAGRPHEVLPLSGVTHMTPQEQVAENLLLLQVDFLRRSLGLTRA
- the mshB gene encoding N-acetyl-1-D-myo-inositol-2-amino-2-deoxy-alpha-D-glucopyranoside deacetylase codes for the protein MKDLSARRLLLVHAHPDDESINNGATMARYAAEGAHVTLVTCTLGEEGEVIPPDLAHLAAGRDGTLGAHRIGELAAAMREIGVTDHRFLGGPGRYRDSGMMGTEQNHRPGAFWDADLDEAAGHLVEVIRSVRPQVLITYDPDGGYGHPDHIQAHRVAMRAAELAADPGYGGADGDPHGIAKIYWNRVPRSVAEEGFALLRETAPDAFPAIAAIDDVPGVVDDAEITTEIDGSPYAGAKIAAMRAHATQIAVEGPFFALSNNLGQPVFTTEYYQLVRGRAGGDDGGREHDLFAGVPDAEAAPGAQA
- a CDS encoding DUF6113 family protein, with translation MSSKQRPRASSPSPRGDAPAARPAGTGLAAVPDPARIPLYLGLAVLGAAVGLAGTLVQAALFPGGLLLALVASAGLFYGGRVLTRTQLGALAPAAGWLLALIVLLGGRPEGDYVFGDELGLTLFMLGGMAAAVMCATLSRLPYSATGAGRTGA